Sequence from the Sphingobacteriales bacterium genome:
TCGGGAAAAACAGAGGAATTGCTGAGAAGGTTGAAAAGAGCCACCATTGCAAACAGGAAAGTTATCATCTTTAAACCTTCCGTTGACAAGCGATACAGCGAAACCGAAGTTGTATCACATGATAAAAATGCACTAAAATCAATAGTTATCAGCCGGGCCATCGAAATTATTGACTTTCTGGATGATTCAGAAGTGATTGGTGTTGATGAGGCACAGTTCTTTAATGAGGCCATCATAGAAATTGCCCAATATCTGGCTTTCAGAGGAAAACGTGTAATAATAGCAGGCCTGGATATGGATTCTGACGGGAGGCCTTTCGGCCCCATGCCTAAGATAATGGCTACAGCAGAATATGTTACCAAGTTGCAGGCAATTTGTGTGGAATGCGGGAGTCTGGCCACTCATTCCTTCAGAATTGCTGAGGAAAAAGAGCATATCCTTCTTGGCTCACAAGACAAATACAAGCCCCTTTGCAGGTATTGTTTCCATAAATTTTATCATCAGGAAAATTTCAACCTGGAAACCAACAGTTAACATTACCCATGTGTATTCT
This genomic interval carries:
- a CDS encoding thymidine kinase, translated to MFIEPIVSHQNYRGWIEVITGPMFSGKTEELLRRLKRATIANRKVIIFKPSVDKRYSETEVVSHDKNALKSIVISRAIEIIDFLDDSEVIGVDEAQFFNEAIIEIAQYLAFRGKRVIIAGLDMDSDGRPFGPMPKIMATAEYVTKLQAICVECGSLATHSFRIAEEKEHILLGSQDKYKPLCRYCFHKFYHQENFNLETNS